TTGCAGCCTGTGAAACTGAGGCAGTATTATGCACTCGTATTCTGTATGATCAGGGATTTTGAGTCGGGGGACATCCAACTGATACGCGAAGTGAAGGAAGAAGATGCGGCAGGGATTTGTGAAATCTATAATCACTATGTCACAAATTCCATAATCACATTTGAAGAGAACGTGGTGACTGCTGCCGAAATGGAACGACGCATTCGGGATATCACTGCAACCTTGCCCTGGCTCATCCATGAAAATCAGCAAAGGATTCAGGGCTATGCTTATGCCAGTCAATGGAAGAGCCGCTGCGCTTATCAATACTCGGCAGAAATTACGGTCTATCTGGCCCATGATTCAGTTGGAAACGGTATAGGTAGTTTACTTTACCAGGCGTTAATAGATCGTTTACGAAATCTTTCTTTTCATAGTCTGATCGCAGGAATTGCACTCCCCAATCCAGCCAGCATTGCGTTGCATGAGAAAATGGGATTTGAAAAAGTGGCACATTTCAAAGAAGTTGGCTGGAAAATGAATCGATGGATTGATGTGGGTTACTGGGAATTAATCATGCCGAATACCAATCCAGTACAATAACTCTTTGACGTCAATCAAATACTCAGTCAGCAGGTGCCTGCATATATAGCGCGACGAAACCAACGACTCCTTCAGATAACTCCCTCCAATCATGTTTGTTAGAGCGTTGAAACTAAAAAATAAATTCAAGTTGAGTAATCCTCATCATCGATAAATTAACAGACGTGTACCTGTGTTAAAAGTTGGTGATGCAAACTGGTGGTTTTTGTGATCTGGGGGGGATTGCTATGAATATTGACTCAATTAACTCTAGTAGTTTATTGACTCAATCACAAAAACGAGAGCAGGATCATCAAATTCAAAATCTCTTTAGTGCGCTGCTGACCGAAGCAGGACGTAAAGGATATGCCTCGGCTGAGCCTGTAGATAACCAGCAGACGCTCACGAAAAATATTCAAAAAACCTGGGACAGTTGGTTTACAGGGGAATTGGGGGGTCGTTACACGCAGGTTCAAAATCCTGACGAACTGAAGCACACCTATGGCGAAATCCTTGTGCGGGCACACAACGAGGGGGGATACGTTGATCCCAAAGGGTTCTTGCAAAGTCTGTCTCACGACGAATTGGCGGTGATTCAAAAAGTTCAAGCGTTAGCCAGTGGAATCAAGGTTGAGTCTTTAACGGAAGAAGGTGCATTGAATTTGCTTTTGCCACCGGCAGCGCAAGTCGACTTGAACCAAGATGGATTGACACGCAGTGGTTTGGCATACGGAATGAAGTTTCCCGATAGCAACACTCCTGCTGCAGTTGTCAACGCCTGGGAAGATGCAACTGAGGATATGAGTTTTCGCGAGCTTGCTTTCGCTCAGCTACAGGTGATGTTACCAAAGCTTACCTCAAATATAGTACTCGATGAGAATGGCTCATTTTTGCACCGGTATGAACCTGGAGATGCCGGGTTCAAAAATCCGATGGCAGCCTCTGATTATTCATATATAGCAGCGGCAAAAGATCAATTAGCAGCGCTCGAATATATGAAAAACGAACTGCCCGCTGAACAATATGAGCGTCAAAAATCGTTTTGGAGCAAGTTCCAGCAGTCACTGATTGAGAATGGTGCCTCTTAATCAGTTCATGTAAGAGTTGTTGCTCTTTTCCTTTCTCTTTTTGAGATAACCATACAAAAACAATCCGGGCAGACTTAAGAGGGTAAGCGGCAGGAACCAGCGATCCATAAACGAATTGACGACTCCTTTCTGTTTGTTTTCAGGATTGATCAGGACGGCAACCGTTTTCCCCTTTTGCTGCTCACAATGGGATTTGCTGCCATACCAGCGTCCGGTAATACGTGCGCCCTTTTTTGTTTCGACCACATAAGCATACTTCGATTTGTGTTTGAACCGTTTTCCCGTACATCCCACCACGGTCCCAGTGTCATGTTCGAATTGAGTCAGGTACCAGGTTGTTTTTCCCAGTTCATAAATGCCAAAAACGGGGACAGCGCAGACCATCAGAATGATCACGGCACTGAACATGTAACCAAAAATAGATAAAAGCACTTTTTTCATGTTGTTATGTCGAGTCGTCCGTGAAGATGCAGGGCTACTCAGGATTATAGTCGAGTATGAATTTGGTTACGAAAACAGATCGCCCATGCTCATCATAGCTCCAGGCAAACATTTCTTGAATACATTCCATCACACGTTCATATTCGCCAACGACTACAGTTGATGTGGGGCCGGGCATGACGCGCAGGTCATCATACTCCTTCAATTTTTGGATAAAGGCTTGAATCAATTCCCGATAGCCTTCTTGAAAGGGATACATGCTGATTTCGACTGTGGTTATCATAGTAGCTTTTTCATCCTTTGCGATTGTATGTTAGTTGGAAACATTCCATGAAGTCGGCATCTTAGACCCACCTTTTGACAGCTTCGACAGAATCAAAAGGATTGCTGTTGAATGCGATCTTCGCATTCGGAGCTTCTGCATGTATCGTATTAATGATCTTCTCAAAGAGCAGGAAGTGATCGGGATCAGTGCGTACGCCGGCACCGACTAATACAATATCAGGGGTAAACTCTTTGAGATCTGTGGTCAGTTGTTGCTCTGCGGTTTCTCCGGTATCCGTCAAACACCATTTCGCCTCATAGCCGAGTTCGATTAGATTTGTGTGAACATCAGAAAAGGCGGCTTCTAATTTTTCCACTGATAATTCTGGCCATTTCTCGAAATTTACGACCGATGATTTTAGGCCGACTAAAAGCACAGATGTTTTCTGCATGAGGGCATCCTTTCGGTTACTTGCAGGGTACGATACAATTCCAAGCACAAAAATTGTATAACGAATGTCACTGAGTGAAATGATTCAGAACGTTTCAGTGAGTTGATGCATCGAGGAATTAAATTTCACTGATCAACTCAATTCCCGAGATAACAGGTGGATGTGCTGAATCATTTACTGGAATCAATTCAATCTCAATTTTGTCTGATGCGGGAATATTTTTAAACTCTTTGACCAGACTGTGCATTGCCTGACCGGTTTCTCTGAGAATATCCAAATTTTCAATGGCAGGTATTCCCTGTAAGCGAACCTGGAATTGTCGGTTTCCCGGTTTCATGTTCTCATCAGGCTCGGTAAACGTCAGTCGGACAGTATAACGATTTGCTGGAGGAGTGGCTTTCGTTTTTGCGACTGTTTTTTGCTGCTGACTTGTCATTTTGGTTTTGAGAACAAGCCGTGCGGAGCCTGATTTCGCCCCCTTGTACGATTTGGCGATGCGTGTGCCCGTTCCCGTAAAGAGAAACGAAATCGCATTTCCTGGTTTCCAGTTTTTATTTGACAGGACACTTTTGATAATGGAAGTCAAATCAGGTGTGGCTTGTGCTGTGCCCACGGCGCCGACTTTTGACCATGCAGGGGGAGTCCATTCCACATAAGCTCTGGATCGTTTTCGAGAGGAAAGATTCCGTTTCGTTTCCACGTACGCTTTGGAATTGGCAACATCTTCTGTTTGAATTTTTAGTTGACAGCGCGAATCGCCTCTTTCATCAACGGTAAACTGGATGTAGGCAGATTCTAAATCGTCAGCCGATAACAGTGGAATGTCTGTAAAACGGAGTGCGACCACTTGCGGGTCCCCGGCATCGAGACCGAGTTCCAAATCGCTACTATGCAGTTTGACTTCCCCTTTCGAATCCTCTTCTGCATCATCTTCGACACCGGCGATTGGGATTCCCTCAGGTGTCATCGTGTCCTTGTTCTGATTGATGGCGATGGTGATTTTTTGGGGGTTTTCAATACCAGAAGCAGCGACCCAGTTCAAACTGCCAGAGGGAGCCGGTTCTCTCATTT
The Gimesia aquarii DNA segment above includes these coding regions:
- a CDS encoding arsinothricin resistance N-acetyltransferase ArsN1 family B, with protein sequence MIYCILQPVKLRQYYALVFCMIRDFESGDIQLIREVKEEDAAGICEIYNHYVTNSIITFEENVVTAAEMERRIRDITATLPWLIHENQQRIQGYAYASQWKSRCAYQYSAEITVYLAHDSVGNGIGSLLYQALIDRLRNLSFHSLIAGIALPNPASIALHEKMGFEKVAHFKEVGWKMNRWIDVGYWELIMPNTNPVQ
- a CDS encoding DUF3592 domain-containing protein, whose amino-acid sequence is MKKVLLSIFGYMFSAVIILMVCAVPVFGIYELGKTTWYLTQFEHDTGTVVGCTGKRFKHKSKYAYVVETKKGARITGRWYGSKSHCEQQKGKTVAVLINPENKQKGVVNSFMDRWFLPLTLLSLPGLFLYGYLKKRKEKSNNSYMN
- a CDS encoding thiamine-binding protein; translation: MITTVEISMYPFQEGYRELIQAFIQKLKEYDDLRVMPGPTSTVVVGEYERVMECIQEMFAWSYDEHGRSVFVTKFILDYNPE
- a CDS encoding SGNH/GDSL hydrolase family protein, whose translation is MQKTSVLLVGLKSSVVNFEKWPELSVEKLEAAFSDVHTNLIELGYEAKWCLTDTGETAEQQLTTDLKEFTPDIVLVGAGVRTDPDHFLLFEKIINTIHAEAPNAKIAFNSNPFDSVEAVKRWV